In one window of Mucilaginibacter auburnensis DNA:
- a CDS encoding DUF4834 family protein, whose amino-acid sequence MFLRFLIICILLLYVVRLLFRYLAPILFQSLVNKAQQGQQNYGRPNQANNNPTGRIKIDYIPEEATKSKVPDTEGDFVDYVEIKEK is encoded by the coding sequence ATGTTTTTACGTTTTCTGATAATTTGCATACTTTTATTATATGTTGTAAGGCTATTGTTCCGCTATTTGGCACCTATACTTTTTCAAAGTTTGGTTAACAAAGCGCAGCAGGGTCAGCAAAACTATGGTCGCCCCAACCAGGCGAATAATAACCCGACCGGTCGTATCAAAATAGATTATATACCCGAAGAAGCCACAAAAAGCAAAGTACCCGATACTGAAGGCGATTTTGTTGATTACGTAGAAATTAAAGAAAAGTAA
- the rplP gene encoding 50S ribosomal protein L16: protein MLQPKRTKFRKMQKGRMKGLATRGAELSFGSFGVKSLEAAWITSRQIESARIAVTRYMKREGQVWIRIFPDKPVTKKPAEVRMGKGKGAPEYWVAVVRPGRIIFEAEGVPMEVAKEALRLAAQKLPVQTKFVVRKDYVEA, encoded by the coding sequence ATGCTACAGCCAAAAAGAACGAAGTTCAGAAAGATGCAAAAAGGCAGAATGAAAGGTTTAGCCACCCGTGGCGCAGAACTTTCATTCGGATCTTTCGGTGTTAAATCACTGGAAGCGGCCTGGATCACCAGCCGTCAGATAGAATCTGCCCGTATTGCTGTAACACGTTACATGAAACGTGAAGGACAGGTATGGATCAGAATTTTCCCTGACAAACCTGTAACCAAGAAACCAGCAGAGGTACGTATGGGTAAGGGTAAAGGTGCTCCTGAATACTGGGTAGCGGTAGTACGCCCCGGTAGGATCATTTTTGAAGCAGAAGGTGTACCAATGGAAGTTGCTAAAGAGGCTTTACGCCTTGCAGCCCAGAAGTTGCCGGTACAAACAAAATTTGTAGTACGTAAAGATTACGTAGAAGCATAA
- the rplC gene encoding 50S ribosomal protein L3 — protein MSGIIGKKVGMTSIFDGTGKNIPCTVIEAGPCVVTQIKSVETDGYSSVQLAYGEKKEKNTSAPLKGHFQKAGTTPKRKLVEFKSFEDQKSLGDTVTVEIFAEGDFVDVVGTSKGKGFQGVVKRHGFGGVGMQTHGQHNRLRAPGSLGASSWPSRVFKGMRMAGQMGNERVKVQNLEVVKVYAEQNLLVVKGSIPGAKGSMVIVDK, from the coding sequence ATGTCAGGAATAATTGGTAAAAAGGTAGGTATGACCAGCATATTCGATGGCACAGGGAAAAACATCCCTTGTACCGTTATCGAAGCTGGCCCTTGCGTGGTAACACAAATCAAGTCTGTTGAAACAGACGGGTATTCTTCCGTACAGTTAGCTTACGGCGAGAAAAAAGAAAAAAACACCTCAGCTCCTTTAAAAGGACACTTCCAAAAAGCCGGAACAACCCCAAAACGTAAATTAGTTGAATTCAAATCTTTTGAAGACCAAAAGTCTTTAGGCGACACCGTTACTGTCGAGATTTTTGCTGAAGGCGACTTTGTTGATGTGGTTGGTACCTCAAAAGGTAAAGGTTTTCAGGGTGTGGTAAAGCGTCATGGTTTTGGTGGTGTGGGTATGCAAACTCACGGTCAGCACAATCGTTTACGTGCGCCGGGTTCACTGGGTGCTTCATCATGGCCTTCACGCGTATTTAAAGGTATGCGCATGGCGGGTCAAATGGGTAATGAGCGCGTTAAAGTTCAAAACTTAGAGGTTGTGAAAGTTTACGCAGAGCAAAACCTGTTAGTTGTTAAAGGTTCCATACCAGGAGCTAAAGGTTCAATGGTAATAGTGGATAAATAA
- the rpmC gene encoding 50S ribosomal protein L29, with protein MKNSEILELATEELVAKISEERANLTKLKFAHAVSAIENPSRITKVRKEIARLNTELTKRKAASASEQN; from the coding sequence ATGAAAAACTCAGAAATTTTAGAGCTCGCAACTGAAGAGTTGGTAGCAAAGATCAGCGAAGAAAGGGCAAACCTTACTAAACTGAAATTTGCGCACGCGGTTTCGGCTATCGAAAATCCAAGCCGTATCACTAAGGTACGTAAGGAGATCGCTCGCTTAAATACTGAATTAACAAAGCGTAAAGCGGCATCAGCTTCTGAACAAAATTAA
- a CDS encoding Crp/Fnr family transcriptional regulator, whose product MTEAKLYQPLFDYIINRSALQLNDAERALITDAFKPRSFKKREYLLRVNEVCKYMSFITAGAGRMYSINADGQENIVRFAIEQWWLGDYESYNLQQPSIYNIDVLEDTEALTVTHAAMQTLMQKVPAVEAMVKEIDRKSAIATQKRIHSAISLNAAQRYQTLMETYPEFLQRFPQAMIASYLGLSPETLSRVRKQVLRNK is encoded by the coding sequence ATGACGGAGGCTAAGTTGTACCAGCCACTTTTTGATTACATCATTAATAGATCAGCTTTGCAATTAAACGATGCAGAGCGCGCGTTAATAACAGACGCTTTTAAACCCCGGTCGTTTAAAAAGAGAGAATACCTATTGCGTGTTAATGAAGTTTGCAAGTATATGTCGTTCATAACAGCGGGCGCAGGGCGAATGTATAGCATCAACGCAGACGGGCAGGAAAATATTGTGAGGTTTGCCATTGAGCAGTGGTGGCTTGGTGATTACGAGAGCTATAACTTACAGCAGCCATCCATTTACAACATAGACGTATTAGAAGATACCGAAGCTTTAACAGTAACGCACGCTGCTATGCAGACACTTATGCAAAAAGTGCCGGCCGTTGAAGCAATGGTTAAAGAAATTGACCGTAAATCGGCAATTGCTACGCAAAAGCGTATTCATAGCGCTATCAGTTTAAATGCGGCCCAACGCTATCAAACGCTTATGGAAACTTACCCTGAGTTTTTACAGCGCTTCCCGCAGGCTATGATCGCTTCTTACCTTGGGCTTTCGCCCGAGACCTTAAGCCGGGTACGCAAACAAGTACTCAGGAATAAATAG
- the uvrB gene encoding excinuclease ABC subunit UvrB, whose translation MDFKLTSQYKPTGDQPGAIKQLVEGVNSGENYQTLLGVTGSGKTFTVANVIAQTQKPTLILSHNKTLAAQLYGEFKQFFPENAVNYFVSYYDYYQPEAFIPTTNTYIEKDLQINEEIEKLRLRTTSALMSGRRDVIVVSSISCIYGMGNPEDFAASVFKFAVGTRISRNAFLHRLVEILYARTTADFKRGTFRVKGDTVDIFPPYMDHAYRISFFGDDIEELSAFDIGTGKTIEKMTHMVVYPANLYVAPRDRFKQSIWAIQEELETRKKQFIGDGRFLEAKRLEERVNYDLEMIRELGYCSGIENYSRFFDGREPGARPFCLLDYFPDDYLMVIDESHVTVPQIRAMYGGDRSRKISLVDYGFRLPAAMDNRPLNFQEFERLAPQTIYVSATPADFELEKSGGVVVEQVIRPTGLLDPLIDVRPVINQVDDLLDEVDKTIKQGDRVLVTTLTKRMAEELAKYMDRLGIKCRYIHSEVKTLQRVEILRDLRLGVFDVLIGINLLREGLDLPEVSLVAILDADKEGFLRSERSLIQTIGRAARNDRGRVIMYADKITDSMQITIDETSRRREKQIAYNEEHGIVPKTVGKSKSEIIEQTSVVDFQGGVQKAYVEEDVLTLAADPIVQYMSKADLKKSIDNTKKDMLAAAKDMDFLRAAKLRDEMFALEKMMEEKFG comes from the coding sequence ATGGATTTTAAACTCACCTCGCAATATAAACCCACCGGAGATCAGCCCGGAGCCATCAAACAACTGGTAGAAGGCGTTAACAGCGGCGAAAACTATCAAACCCTGTTAGGGGTAACCGGTTCCGGTAAAACTTTTACCGTGGCCAATGTTATTGCGCAAACACAAAAGCCTACGCTCATTTTGAGCCATAACAAAACTTTGGCCGCGCAGTTGTATGGCGAGTTTAAACAGTTTTTCCCCGAAAACGCGGTGAATTACTTTGTATCCTACTATGATTATTACCAGCCCGAGGCGTTCATTCCTACTACCAACACCTATATTGAAAAAGACCTTCAAATAAACGAGGAGATTGAAAAGCTGCGTTTACGTACAACCTCAGCTTTAATGAGTGGCAGAAGGGACGTGATTGTGGTATCGTCTATTTCCTGCATTTATGGTATGGGTAATCCGGAAGACTTCGCAGCGTCGGTATTTAAATTTGCGGTGGGTACACGCATAAGCAGGAATGCTTTTTTACACCGTTTAGTTGAGATACTATACGCCCGCACCACTGCCGATTTTAAGCGCGGAACTTTCCGGGTAAAAGGCGATACGGTAGATATTTTCCCGCCGTATATGGATCACGCCTATCGCATTTCGTTTTTTGGAGATGATATTGAAGAGCTAAGCGCATTTGATATTGGCACGGGCAAAACCATTGAAAAGATGACCCACATGGTGGTTTATCCGGCTAACCTTTACGTGGCACCGCGCGACAGGTTCAAGCAATCTATCTGGGCCATACAGGAAGAACTGGAAACCCGCAAAAAACAATTTATTGGTGATGGCAGGTTTTTAGAGGCAAAACGCCTGGAAGAACGGGTTAACTACGATCTCGAGATGATACGTGAGCTGGGTTACTGCTCGGGTATTGAGAACTACTCCCGCTTTTTTGATGGGCGCGAACCAGGTGCAAGGCCGTTCTGTTTGTTAGACTACTTCCCGGATGATTACCTGATGGTGATTGACGAGAGCCACGTTACCGTACCACAGATACGGGCCATGTATGGCGGCGACAGGTCGCGTAAAATATCATTGGTTGATTATGGTTTCCGTTTGCCTGCTGCTATGGATAATCGCCCGCTCAACTTTCAGGAGTTTGAGCGTTTGGCGCCGCAAACCATTTATGTAAGCGCAACGCCTGCCGATTTTGAGTTGGAAAAATCTGGTGGTGTGGTGGTTGAGCAGGTAATACGCCCAACCGGCTTGCTTGACCCTTTAATTGATGTGCGCCCGGTTATCAACCAGGTAGATGATTTGCTTGACGAGGTAGATAAAACCATCAAGCAAGGCGACCGCGTACTGGTTACCACTCTAACCAAACGAATGGCGGAAGAATTGGCCAAGTATATGGATCGTTTGGGCATAAAGTGCCGCTACATTCACTCGGAAGTTAAAACACTGCAGAGGGTGGAGATACTGCGAGATCTGCGCCTGGGTGTGTTTGATGTATTGATAGGTATTAACCTTTTGCGGGAGGGTCTGGATTTACCAGAGGTATCATTAGTAGCCATTTTAGATGCGGATAAGGAAGGCTTTTTGCGTTCGGAGCGTTCGTTGATACAAACCATTGGCCGTGCAGCCCGTAATGATCGTGGCCGGGTTATAATGTATGCCGATAAGATCACCGACTCGATGCAGATCACTATTGACGAGACGAGTCGTCGCCGTGAAAAACAAATAGCTTACAACGAGGAGCACGGCATTGTGCCGAAAACGGTAGGCAAATCAAAATCTGAAATTATTGAGCAAACATCGGTAGTTGATTTTCAGGGAGGTGTGCAGAAAGCTTACGTGGAAGAAGATGTGCTTACGCTTGCTGCGGATCCTATTGTTCAGTACATGAGCAAAGCTGATCTGAAAAAATCTATCGACAACACCAAAAAAGACATGCTGGCCGCCGCCAAAGACATGGACTTTTTACGTGCCGCCAAACTGCGCGACGAAATGTTTGCATTAGAGAAAATGATGGAAGAGAAGTTTGGGTAA
- the rpsS gene encoding 30S ribosomal protein S19 — protein MARSIKKGPYIDHNLDRKVLTLNESNKKSVVKTWSRRSMISPDFVGHTFAVHNGNKFIPVYVTENMVGHKLGEFAPTRTFRGHAEKKK, from the coding sequence ATGGCACGTTCAATTAAAAAAGGACCTTATATTGATCATAACCTGGACAGAAAAGTTCTGACCTTGAATGAATCAAATAAAAAATCAGTAGTAAAGACATGGTCTCGTCGTTCCATGATTTCTCCGGATTTCGTTGGTCATACATTCGCAGTACACAACGGTAATAAATTTATACCGGTGTACGTAACAGAAAACATGGTTGGTCACAAGTTGGGAGAATTTGCACCAACCCGCACATTCCGCGGTCACGCAGAAAAGAAAAAATAA
- the rplB gene encoding 50S ribosomal protein L2, translated as MAVKRFKPVTPGTRFRVGADNSDITTNVPEKSLVVSVNKRSGGRNNSGKMTMRYIGGGHKKSYRLIDFKRNKFDIPATVATIEYDPNRTARIALLHFADGEKRYMIAPEGLTVGQTVISGENVAPEVGNTLPLKTIPLGSIIHNIELNPGQGGSIARSAGTYAQLAARDGKYAVIKLPSGETRMILATCLATIGTVSNGDMQNEVLGKAGRKRWLGRRPRVRGVAMNPVDHPMGGGEGRASGGHPRSRKGLLAKGYKTRDKKKGSDRYIIERRKK; from the coding sequence ATGGCAGTAAAAAGATTTAAACCGGTTACGCCGGGTACCCGTTTCAGGGTAGGTGCTGATAACTCTGACATTACTACAAACGTTCCTGAAAAATCGTTAGTAGTATCTGTAAACAAGAGATCAGGCGGTCGTAACAACAGCGGTAAAATGACCATGCGCTACATTGGCGGTGGCCACAAAAAGTCATACAGGTTAATTGACTTTAAACGCAACAAATTTGACATCCCTGCAACTGTTGCTACAATTGAATATGATCCAAACCGTACAGCACGTATAGCTCTGCTACACTTTGCTGATGGCGAGAAAAGATACATGATAGCTCCGGAAGGTTTAACAGTTGGTCAAACTGTTATTTCTGGCGAGAACGTAGCTCCTGAGGTTGGTAATACTTTACCATTAAAAACTATCCCTCTGGGTTCAATCATTCACAACATTGAATTGAATCCTGGTCAGGGTGGCTCAATTGCCCGTTCAGCAGGTACCTACGCGCAGCTTGCTGCCCGTGATGGTAAATACGCTGTTATTAAATTACCTTCTGGCGAAACCCGCATGATCCTGGCTACTTGTTTAGCAACTATCGGTACCGTATCAAACGGCGATATGCAAAACGAAGTATTAGGTAAAGCAGGTAGAAAACGTTGGTTAGGTCGCAGACCACGCGTTCGTGGTGTAGCTATGAACCCGGTAGATCACCCTATGGGTGGTGGCGAGGGCCGTGCGTCAGGTGGTCACCCACGTTCACGCAAAGGCTTGTTAGCTAAAGGTTACAAAACCCGCGACAAGAAAAAAGGATCTGATCGTTATATCATTGAAAGAAGGAAGAAATAA
- the rplD gene encoding 50S ribosomal protein L4 produces MEVKVLNVSGQETGAKVQLPEAIFGIEPNDHAIYLDVKQFLANQRQGTHKAKQRNEIAGSTRKLYKQKGTGGARAGSVKSPLFNGGGRVFGPQPRDYSFKLNKKLKTLARYSALSYKAKDSNVIVLEDFNFESIKTKNYIKLVADLNATNEKTLLVLPAANNNVYLSSRNLKKAKVITADQLNTYDVLNAGKLLLTTGTVKVLEEALAK; encoded by the coding sequence ATGGAAGTTAAAGTATTAAATGTATCAGGTCAAGAAACAGGTGCCAAGGTGCAGCTTCCTGAAGCTATTTTCGGTATTGAGCCTAATGATCATGCTATTTACTTAGATGTTAAGCAATTTTTAGCTAACCAGCGTCAAGGTACTCATAAAGCTAAACAGCGTAATGAGATTGCAGGTTCAACCCGTAAATTATACAAACAAAAAGGTACAGGCGGTGCACGTGCCGGTAGCGTAAAATCTCCATTGTTCAATGGTGGTGGTCGCGTATTCGGTCCGCAGCCACGCGATTACAGCTTTAAGCTAAACAAAAAGCTTAAAACGCTTGCTCGCTACTCAGCCTTATCATACAAAGCAAAAGACAGCAATGTTATAGTTTTAGAAGATTTCAACTTTGAATCTATCAAAACTAAAAACTACATCAAGCTGGTTGCAGACTTAAATGCTACTAATGAGAAAACATTATTGGTATTACCGGCTGCAAATAACAATGTTTATTTATCAAGCAGAAACTTGAAGAAAGCTAAAGTAATTACTGCCGACCAGTTAAACACTTATGACGTGTTAAACGCAGGTAAGCTTTTGTTAACTACGGGTACTGTTAAAGTTTTGGAGGAAGCATTAGCTAAGTAA
- a CDS encoding EamA family transporter, producing the protein MNNSKYYLAAIVAYATWGFFSLVLKPLAAYPSIDLLFYRVFSCALLMLLIVVLFKRKAVTDAINVYKILSPKRRRKVLMLNIGGSLLLSFNWFSFIYVMNHVSVKAASLAYLVCPVLTTVLAFFLLNEKLSRLQWGAVALSLLSCLLLSYANITDMFYSILVGLSYAGYLVSQRRNVGFDKFLTLTFHIVLSAIMLLPFYPAFGGPFPTEIKFYVYIETIAVFFTIMPLFLNLYALRALPSSTLGMLLNINPIIGFTLAALVYKEQISAMQIVAYSLILIAVVVFNVRMMWTGAKKKVTAK; encoded by the coding sequence TTGAATAACTCTAAATATTATCTGGCAGCTATTGTTGCTTATGCTACCTGGGGCTTTTTTAGTCTGGTGCTGAAGCCGCTGGCCGCTTATCCTTCTATAGATCTGCTGTTTTATCGCGTTTTTAGCTGCGCATTACTGATGTTGCTTATTGTTGTATTATTTAAACGCAAGGCGGTTACAGATGCTATTAACGTTTATAAAATACTATCCCCAAAAAGGCGTCGCAAGGTATTAATGCTAAACATTGGCGGCAGCTTATTGCTTAGCTTTAACTGGTTCAGCTTTATTTATGTAATGAACCATGTAAGTGTAAAGGCTGCATCGCTGGCTTATTTGGTTTGCCCGGTATTGACAACCGTACTTGCGTTCTTCCTTTTGAATGAAAAACTAAGCAGATTACAATGGGGTGCTGTAGCCCTAAGCTTATTAAGTTGCTTGCTTCTTTCCTACGCTAATATAACAGACATGTTTTACAGCATATTAGTAGGACTGAGCTACGCCGGCTACCTGGTGAGCCAGCGTAGAAATGTAGGCTTTGATAAATTTTTAACGCTTACCTTTCACATTGTGCTATCGGCAATTATGCTATTGCCGTTTTACCCCGCCTTTGGCGGGCCGTTCCCTACCGAAATTAAATTTTACGTCTACATAGAAACCATAGCGGTATTCTTCACCATTATGCCGCTGTTTTTAAACCTGTATGCGTTGAGAGCTTTGCCATCATCAACCCTGGGCATGTTGCTTAATATTAATCCTATCATCGGCTTTACATTGGCCGCATTAGTTTACAAAGAGCAGATCAGCGCCATGCAAATTGTTGCTTACTCATTGATTTTGATTGCTGTGGTGGTGTTTAATGTGAGGATGATGTGGACTGGCGCAAAGAAGAAGGTGACCGCTAAATAA
- the rplW gene encoding 50S ribosomal protein L23: MEILRKPLLTEKVTQLTDKLNRYAFLVNPKANKIQIKAAIEAMYGVNITAVNTMRYVGKLKTRNTKAGPVSGRAATVKKAVVTLKDGEVIDFYSNI; this comes from the coding sequence ATGGAAATTTTAAGAAAACCCTTACTTACTGAAAAAGTTACTCAGTTAACTGATAAGCTTAACCGTTACGCTTTCCTGGTTAACCCGAAAGCTAACAAAATTCAGATCAAGGCAGCTATTGAAGCCATGTATGGCGTTAATATTACAGCTGTAAACACCATGAGATACGTTGGAAAACTTAAAACCCGCAACACTAAAGCCGGACCGGTATCGGGTCGTGCTGCTACAGTGAAAAAAGCGGTTGTTACGTTGAAAGACGGTGAAGTAATTGATTTTTATAGCAATATATAA
- the rplV gene encoding 50S ribosomal protein L22 yields MEATTKIKKSVLIRQQKEAAKAEVGGASVAKLQNCPTSPRKMRLVVDLIRGENVFKALSILKFTNKEAAIRVEKLLLSAINNWQAKNEGKSADDLVVKQVSVGGGRQAKRLRPAPQGRGYRIRKRSNHVTLIVDSKNENN; encoded by the coding sequence ATGGAAGCAACAACAAAAATTAAAAAGTCTGTATTGATCAGGCAACAAAAAGAAGCTGCGAAAGCCGAAGTTGGTGGCGCATCTGTTGCAAAATTACAGAACTGCCCAACTTCACCACGCAAAATGCGTTTGGTGGTTGATTTGATCCGTGGCGAAAATGTATTTAAAGCTTTAAGTATATTAAAGTTCACTAATAAAGAAGCAGCTATCCGCGTTGAGAAATTGCTTTTATCAGCAATTAACAACTGGCAAGCTAAAAACGAAGGTAAAAGCGCCGATGATCTTGTTGTGAAACAAGTATCAGTAGGTGGTGGTCGTCAGGCTAAACGTTTACGCCCTGCACCACAAGGTCGCGGTTACCGTATACGCAAGCGTTCAAACCACGTAACGCTTATTGTTGATAGTAAAAATGAAAACAACTAA
- the rpsC gene encoding 30S ribosomal protein S3: MGQKAHPIGNRLGIIRGWDSNWFGGNNYSDKLVEDERIRKYLSARINKGGVAKVVIERTLKRITVTIHTARPGIVIGKGGAEVDKIKEELKKLTKKEVQINIFEIKRPELDAQLVAEGVAKQLEARISFRRAMKTTIAATMRMGAEGIKIMTSGRLGGAEMARSEQYKEGRIPLHTFRADIDYALAEALTTYGKIGVKVWICKGEVYGKRDLSPNIGGTSSASGKGGRPEGGGDFRNERGGDRGERRGGGDRRGGNNNDRRGGGNNRGGGQNRGGQNRQGGAPRR, from the coding sequence ATGGGACAAAAAGCACATCCAATAGGTAACAGATTAGGAATCATCAGAGGTTGGGATTCTAACTGGTTCGGTGGCAACAACTACTCCGATAAATTAGTTGAGGACGAAAGGATCCGCAAATACTTATCAGCGCGTATTAACAAAGGTGGCGTAGCTAAAGTTGTTATTGAGCGTACATTAAAACGTATCACTGTAACCATTCACACTGCCCGTCCGGGTATTGTAATTGGTAAAGGTGGTGCCGAAGTTGACAAGATTAAAGAAGAGTTGAAAAAACTTACCAAAAAGGAAGTTCAGATCAACATTTTCGAGATAAAACGCCCTGAGCTTGATGCACAATTAGTTGCAGAAGGCGTGGCCAAACAGCTGGAAGCGCGTATCTCTTTCCGTAGAGCAATGAAAACTACTATCGCTGCAACCATGAGAATGGGTGCGGAGGGTATCAAGATCATGACATCTGGCCGTTTAGGCGGAGCGGAAATGGCGCGTAGTGAGCAATATAAAGAGGGAAGGATTCCGTTACATACCTTCCGTGCTGATATTGATTACGCATTAGCCGAGGCTTTAACTACTTATGGTAAAATAGGTGTTAAAGTGTGGATTTGCAAAGGTGAGGTTTACGGCAAGCGCGACCTGTCTCCAAACATTGGTGGCACCAGCAGCGCAAGCGGTAAAGGCGGACGCCCTGAAGGCGGCGGTGATTTCAGAAATGAACGCGGCGGCGACAGAGGCGAAAGAAGAGGCGGTGGTGACCGCAGGGGTGGTAACAACAACGATCGCAGAGGCGGTGGCAATAACCGTGGCGGTGGTCAAAACCGTGGCGGCCAAAACCGTCAGGGCGGCGCACCCAGAAGATAA